Genomic DNA from Veillonella criceti:
GGTGAAACAAAAAATAAAAGAAGGGCGTGTGGTAGAGATTAAAACAGATATTATTGTGCCACCACGTAAAATTGCTTTAGTTCGGTCCCGCTTATTGCCCGTATCACAAGGGGCGGCGAAATTTATTGACCTTCTTTTAAAGAAGTGATATTGTAGTATAATCAGTATAGTATTAGTACTTGTAATGAGTACGTAAGTAATAAATATAACGCAACAAGGAGACTCTCGTATGGAATTGTTAAAAAAACGCATTATGGAGGAAGGCATTGTTTTAAACAATCGCGTCTTAAAAGTAGACAGCTTTTTGAATCATCAAATTGATCCTAAATTGTTTGTCGCTATTGGTAAGGAAATTGCGGCGCGCTTTAAAGATAAGGGCATTCAACGTATTGTGACCATTGAGGCTTCTGGTATTGCCGTCGCTTTGCAAGTTGCTATTGAGATGGATGTACCACTTGTATTTGCGCGCAAGAAAAAATCGATTCTTATGACGGACGATGTATATCATTCCGTAGTGTATTCCTATACTAAAGAAGAAAACTATGATGTGACGATTTCTAAGAAATTCTTACCACAAGGTGAGAAAGTTCTTATCATTGATGACTTCTTAGCTAGTGGGGAAGCGGCTATGGGGTTAGTTAAATTAGTAGAAAGCGCGGGCGATACCGTAGAAGGAATCGCTATTGTTATTGAAAAGTCCTTCCAACCTGGTCGTGAACGTTTAGAACGAGCTGGTTATGATGTACAGTCTTTAGTTCGGATTGCTAAATTTGAAGATGACCATTGTGTATTTATTGACGAGTAAGCATTGTCAATTTATTATTAGTATTATATAAAGGGAGATGTAATAATGAACACAAAAGCAGAACAATTTGATCAATTTTTACAAGAACGCAATGTGGCGAATTGGTTTACTAAAGAAGAACACCAAGATGATGTTCATTCCGTAGTATATCGTGGCTATTTTGATGTAGCAGCTCAACAGTTGCCATTGTTTGTAGTGTTAGATGATACTGTATTTAATTTGGTTCGTTTAGTGGTAACGACTGGGGCTGTACCGGCAGAAAAGCAAGCTGATGTAGTGGCGTATCTTAATGAATTAAATGGTAAATTTAAAATCTTCAAATACTATTTAGGGGAAGACGATAATGTCGTATATATGGATATTAGCTTGCCAGCGTCTAAAGAAACATTTGATCCTAATTTATTAGTTGGCCTTTTGTTAGAAGTATTAGAACCTCACATTAAAGAATATTACCCAAGCATTCTTGGTAAAGTGTTAGCTACAGAAGATTCAGATACTAAAGAAAAAGGTAAAAAAGATAAGAAAGATAAAGTAAACTAAGTATTCGTTTTTGCTAGCTAGTTAATCGATAGGTAAGATGACTAGTGATAAGTCCACAGAGCAGAAGAGGTGTAGTATGGCAAAGCCTAAGAATGAAAAAAGCACTGTTTTTGAGGCGTTCTTAGTTGAAGAAAACATAACTTGCTTTGATAAGCGTGAGATTCAGGACGAAGAAGATACTATTGTATATCGCTCTTATATTCAAACTGATATAGGTGATATGCCTATCTTTGTGTTGCTTGATGCAACGATTTATAGTGTCATACGCGTAGTGGTAGGTGGCAATGTAGTAACGCCAGAGAATTACCAAGCGATTGTGGACTTTATTAATCGTGAAAACAGTATTTATAAAAACTTCAAATATTATGTAGAGCATGATGATAATAGCTTATATTTAGACTGTGTATACATGTGTTCTAATTCATCGTTTGAACCACAGCTATTGTATGTGTTGATGAATCAAATTGTACAATATATGCCAAAAGCGGTACCAGCTCTTAAAGAGGCTATGGGGATTTCGCAATTGCCAGATCCCTTTATTGCTCATGCCCATGAACATGATGAATAATAATAAAAGACTCTCTAATTAATTTTAGAGAGTCTTTTTATTAATGTTCGGAAAGTATCGAACATTAATAAAAATAAATAAATCAACATTCGAATATTATATTGACTAATAAGTTTGGGTTTGTTAGAATTTAGATAGAAATTAATATCGTGATAGACTTGTGATTTTAGTCAATGTATAGGGTCAGTTTATATAGGAGGGACTCACATGAAAGTTGGCATTGTAATGGGTAGTGACTCTGATTTAGGAGTTATGAAAAAAGCGGCAGACGTACTGAAAGAGTTTGGTATTGATTATGAAATGGTTATTGCATCGGCTCATCGTACGCCAGAAGAAGTAAAAAAATTTGTAACTCGCTTAGAAGCTGAAGGTGCTATTGCCTTTATTGCAGGAGCTGGAGCGGCTGCTCATTTACCTGGGGTTATTGCTAGTTTCACTGTATTGCCTGTTATAGGTGTACCTTTAAATGCTACGGCCTTAAAAGGTATAGACGCTCTATTAGCGATTGTGCAAATGCCGTCCGGTATGCCTGTTGCTACTATGGCTGTTGATGGCGCTAAAAATGCGGCTTTATTTGCAGTACAAATTGGGGCTGCTCAAAATGCTGATTTAAAAGCGCAGTATAAAGTGTATCGTGAAGATATGGCAAAAGCAGTGATTGCGAAGAATGAAAAATTACAAGCAACATTAAATAAATAATTTAACGATTTCCCGTCAGTTTTAGGGCAGTTGATAGACTGTTCCTCGTTTATAAAATGACTATATTATGTTAATAGGAGGCAACACCATGAACATGTTATATGAAGGTAAAGCAAAACAAGTATTTGAAACAGAAAACGCTAATGAATATTTAGTTCATTATAAAGATGATGCTACGGCATTTAATGGTGAAAAAAAGGGGACAATCCATGATAAAGGTGTTTTAAACAATAAAATATCCTCCTTCTTCTTTGAATTGTTGGCAAAAGAAGGGGTACCTAATCATTTCATTAAACGTCTTAATGATCGTGACCAATTAGTTAAAAAATTAGAAATTTTGCCATTAGAAGTTATTGTTCGTAATATTATTGCTGGTTCTTTGTCCAAACGTCTTGGCATTGAAGAAGGAACGCCTTGTAAACGCCCTATTCTTGAATTTTGCTATAAAAATGATGATTTAGGGGATCCTTTCATTAATGAAGATCAAATTTTAGCATTAGGTTGGGCCACTGAAGAACAAGTAGCGCTAGTTCGTAAATATGCTATGCAAGTTAATGAAATTCTTAAAAAATTCTTAGCTGAAAAGAAAGTTACCTTGGTTGATTTTAAATTAGAATTTGGCCTTCATAATGGTGAAGTATTGCTAGGCGATGAAATTTCCCCTGATACTTGCCGTTTCTGGGATAGCGAAACGAATGAAAAACTTGATAAAGATCGTTTCCGTCGCGACCTTGGCAATGTAGAAGATGCTTATAAAGAAATGTTATTCCGCCTAACTGGCGAACGTGCGTAATAGGAGATACACATGCATTACGACTCTATATTTGACAAGTGGCATGAAGAGTGTGGCGTATTTGGGATGTATGATCGCCATTTAAATGTAGGTAATTTCACCTATTGGGGCTTGTTTGCCTTGCAGCATCGCGGACAGGAAAGTGCCGGTATTGCTATTAGTGATGGATCTAATATTGAGGTTACTAAGGGCATGGGCCTTATTACCGAAGCCATTAAACAATTGCCTGATGTACCTGGTGGTTTCATTACGTCAGGCCATGTACGTTACTCTACAACGGGGTCTAATAATCCTAAAAATATCCAGCCTTTGGTTATTCATTATCAAGGCGGCGATATGGCAGTTGCTCATAATGGGAATTTAACTAATGCCTTAGATTTGCGCCGTGAACTAGAAGGTAGTGGGTCAATTTTCCAAACGACTATGGATTCGGAAGTTATTGTTAATTTGATTGCTCGTTCTAAAGCAGAAAGTACAGAGGAGCGCATTGTAGAAGCGGTGCGTCGTATTGAAGGGGCATTTTCTTTAGTTATTAGCACAAATGACAAACTGATTGGGGTTCGTGATGCTAATGGCTTTAGACCACTTTGTTTAGGCAAGACGGAACATGGGTATGTGTTGTCTTCTGAAACTTGTGCACTTGATGCGATAAAAGCAGAATTTGTGCGTCATATAGATCCCGGTGAAATGGTTATTATTGATGACAGTGGTGTACGAAGTCGTTTATTTGTAGAATCCGAAGCGGCTATTAATAAAGCTCTTTGCGTATTTGAATATATTTATTTTGCCCGTTCTGATAGTGAAATTGATGGCCAAAGTGTGTACCAAGCTCGTTTAAATATGGGACGCGAGTTAGCACGAGAAACTAAATATGAAGCAGATTTAGTTATGTCAATTCCTGACTCAGGCACAACGGCAGCGCTCGGCTATGCACGGGAATCAGGGATTCCTTTTGGCGAAGGATTGATTAAAAATCGCTATATGGGACGTACCTTTATTAAACCAGATCAAGCACAGCGAGAATTAGCTGTGCGCATGAAACTAAATGCAGTGGCTGATGTGGTGAAAGGTAAACGCATTGTTTTAATTGATGATTCGATTGTTCGCGGTACTACCAGTGGTATTATTGTGCGGATGTTAAAAGAAGCAGGCGCTAAAGAAATTTATATGTGTGTTAGCTCACCGGCTATTGAATATCCATGCCATTATGGAATTGATACATCCGTGCGTAAAGAGTTAATTGCAGCGACGCATACAACGGATCAAATTAGAGAGTATATCCAAGCGGATAAACTTCATTATTTAAGCCGTGAAGGCTTGTGCCGTGCAGTAAGTGGTGTACCAGAAGCAGAGCTGTGCTTTGCTTGTTTTGATGGCGATTATGCTGTAAGTGTTCCGGAAGACCAAGACGAGGGAGGAAAATATGTGCTCGAATAAAGGTGGCGTAACATATCGTGATGCTGGTGTTGATATTGATGCTGGCAATAAAGCAGTCGATTTAATGAAAGCAGCGGTGCGACGTACGTATACATCTGGGGTAGTTGGTGATATCGGTGGCTTTGGAGGCTTGTTCTCCTTAGCTGGTTTTGATATGAAAGAACCTATGCTTGTATCCGGTACAGATGGTG
This window encodes:
- a CDS encoding YbjN domain-containing protein, which produces MNTKAEQFDQFLQERNVANWFTKEEHQDDVHSVVYRGYFDVAAQQLPLFVVLDDTVFNLVRLVVTTGAVPAEKQADVVAYLNELNGKFKIFKYYLGEDDNVVYMDISLPASKETFDPNLLVGLLLEVLEPHIKEYYPSILGKVLATEDSDTKEKGKKDKKDKVN
- the purF gene encoding amidophosphoribosyltransferase is translated as MHYDSIFDKWHEECGVFGMYDRHLNVGNFTYWGLFALQHRGQESAGIAISDGSNIEVTKGMGLITEAIKQLPDVPGGFITSGHVRYSTTGSNNPKNIQPLVIHYQGGDMAVAHNGNLTNALDLRRELEGSGSIFQTTMDSEVIVNLIARSKAESTEERIVEAVRRIEGAFSLVISTNDKLIGVRDANGFRPLCLGKTEHGYVLSSETCALDAIKAEFVRHIDPGEMVIIDDSGVRSRLFVESEAAINKALCVFEYIYFARSDSEIDGQSVYQARLNMGRELARETKYEADLVMSIPDSGTTAALGYARESGIPFGEGLIKNRYMGRTFIKPDQAQRELAVRMKLNAVADVVKGKRIVLIDDSIVRGTTSGIIVRMLKEAGAKEIYMCVSSPAIEYPCHYGIDTSVRKELIAATHTTDQIREYIQADKLHYLSREGLCRAVSGVPEAELCFACFDGDYAVSVPEDQDEGGKYVLE
- the purE gene encoding 5-(carboxyamino)imidazole ribonucleotide mutase, coding for MKVGIVMGSDSDLGVMKKAADVLKEFGIDYEMVIASAHRTPEEVKKFVTRLEAEGAIAFIAGAGAAAHLPGVIASFTVLPVIGVPLNATALKGIDALLAIVQMPSGMPVATMAVDGAKNAALFAVQIGAAQNADLKAQYKVYREDMAKAVIAKNEKLQATLNK
- a CDS encoding xanthine phosphoribosyltransferase; protein product: MELLKKRIMEEGIVLNNRVLKVDSFLNHQIDPKLFVAIGKEIAARFKDKGIQRIVTIEASGIAVALQVAIEMDVPLVFARKKKSILMTDDVYHSVVYSYTKEENYDVTISKKFLPQGEKVLIIDDFLASGEAAMGLVKLVESAGDTVEGIAIVIEKSFQPGRERLERAGYDVQSLVRIAKFEDDHCVFIDE
- the purC gene encoding phosphoribosylaminoimidazolesuccinocarboxamide synthase, translated to MNMLYEGKAKQVFETENANEYLVHYKDDATAFNGEKKGTIHDKGVLNNKISSFFFELLAKEGVPNHFIKRLNDRDQLVKKLEILPLEVIVRNIIAGSLSKRLGIEEGTPCKRPILEFCYKNDDLGDPFINEDQILALGWATEEQVALVRKYAMQVNEILKKFLAEKKVTLVDFKLEFGLHNGEVLLGDEISPDTCRFWDSETNEKLDKDRFRRDLGNVEDAYKEMLFRLTGERA